GGCGATGCCTATGAATATCTGATCGGGCAGTTCGCCAGCGGAGCCGGCAAGAAGGCGGGCGAGTTCTACACGCCTCAGCAAGTCAGCACCATTCTGGCTCGCATTGTCACCAGCGGCAAACAGAGTCTGAAAAACGTGTACGACCCCACGTGCGGTTCCGGTTCGTTGTTGTTGCGAGTCGCCAAAGAACTGCCGGAAGGCGAACTGATTCAGTTCTATGGTCAGGAAATGAACCCGACCACCTACAACCTGGCCCGCATGAACATGATTCTGCACGGTGTGCATTATCAGCGTTTTGATTTGAAGAATGAAGACACGCTGGAACATCCCGCTCCTGAACACGCCGACCTGCGTTTCGACGCCATCGTGGCCAATCCGCCGTTTTCTGCCAAATGGTCGGCCAGTGCGATTCATGAAAACGATGACCGCTTCAGTGCTTATGGCAAACTGGCTCCCAAAACCAAAGCCGACTTTGCGTTCGTGCAGCACATGGTTCATCATCTGGACGACGGCGGTACGATGGCCTGCGTGTTGCCGCATGGCGTGCTGTTTCGAGGAGCCGCCGAAGGCCACATCCGCCGCTACCTGATCGAAGACTGCAACTATCTGGACGCCGTCATCGGCCTGCCGAGCAACATTTTCTACGGCACGGGCATTCCGACCTGCATTCTGGTGTTGAAGAAGCAGCGAGATAACCCCGACGACATTCTGTTCATCGACGCCAGCCAGGGTTTCGAAAAGGTGGGCAATCAGAACGAGCTTCGCCCGGAACACATCGACCGCATCATCGACACGTTTCGCGATCGCAAGAGCATCGAAAAGCTCAGCCACGTCGCCGACCTCAGCGAGGTCGCAGAAAACGACTACAACCTGAACATCCCGAGGTATGTGGATACGTTTGATGAGGAGGAGCCGGTGGATCTGGATGAGGTCGCGGCGAAGCTCGCGGCATTAGAAAATGACATGGTGGAAACGAATTCCGTGGTTGCTGAGTTCTGTCAGGAACTTGGAATTAAGGCACCGTTCTGATGAACCCAACAAAAATGCAAGCATCGCCGAGGTTGAGGTTTCCAGAGTTTGCAGGCCACTGGCAAACTCTAACTCTGCGAGATCACGGTATTTCAGTAATTGATGGTGACCGAGGTAAAAACTACCCCAACGGCGATGATTTTTCCGCAAACGGCTACTGCCTGTTCCTCAACGCGAAAAATGTGGCGTCCTCAGGATTCGTGTTCAGCGATGTCTCGTTCATTTCTGAGGAAAAGGACCGCCAGTTAAGTAAAGGGAAACTCGAAGCTGAGGACGTTGTTTTGACGACCAGAGGTACCGTGGGGAATATCGCCTTCTTTGGTCGCGATATTCCGTATCGACAGATGCGGATAAACTCAGGAATGGTCCTCCTCCGTTGCAGTGACAAGAAGATTTCGCCGCAGTTTCTTTACTCTGCTTTCTTTGCTCCGCCTTTAGATGGCGATGTTAAAAGAACCGCATTCGGGAGCGCCCAGCCACAGCTTACGGTCAAAGGGATCTACGCTCTCAAATTCGGCGCACCAGCAATCCCTGAGCAACAAAAGATTGGGGATTTCTTGACGGCGGTGGATGGGCGGATTCAGCAACTGAGCCAAAAGAAAGCCCCGCTTCAGGACTACAAGAAGGGCGTGATGCAACAGCTCTTCACCCAAGCCCTCCGCTTCAAAGACGACCACGGCAACGACTTCCCCGATTGGGAAGAGAAGACGGTCGATGATGTCGCAGACTGTTTGGACAATCTCCGCCGGCCCGTGAACAGTGCTGATCGCGAAAAGATGAAGGGCGAAATTCCGTATTACGGAGCAAATGGAATTCAGGGTTACGTAAACGATTTTCTATTCGACGACGATCTCACACTGTTGGCTGAAGACGGGGGAAACTTTGATGATTTTGCACCCCGTCCAATTGCTCAGCGGGTCTGCGGTAAAGCCTGGGTCAACAACCACGCCCACATCCTCCGCGCAAAGGCGACGCTAATGACGCCGGACTTCCTGTTTTATTGCCTCGTCCACAAGGACATCCGGCGATACATCAATGGCTCATCCCGGGCAAAACTCAACAAGGGAGACATGCTGACGATCAAAGTGGCAGCG
This DNA window, taken from Fuerstiella marisgermanici, encodes the following:
- a CDS encoding type I restriction-modification system subunit M, whose protein sequence is MGADEFRDYILGFIFYKYLSERMHLFADEILQHDGIKFDEIDEDTPDGLEMLDAIKDESVGRLGYFLKPSELFHQLAQKGAQKTGNFILEDLTAVLKHIEASTMGHDSEDDFEGLFEDLDLGSSKLGKTENQKNELIAKVLVHLDQIDFRLADTQADVLGDAYEYLIGQFASGAGKKAGEFYTPQQVSTILARIVTSGKQSLKNVYDPTCGSGSLLLRVAKELPEGELIQFYGQEMNPTTYNLARMNMILHGVHYQRFDLKNEDTLEHPAPEHADLRFDAIVANPPFSAKWSASAIHENDDRFSAYGKLAPKTKADFAFVQHMVHHLDDGGTMACVLPHGVLFRGAAEGHIRRYLIEDCNYLDAVIGLPSNIFYGTGIPTCILVLKKQRDNPDDILFIDASQGFEKVGNQNELRPEHIDRIIDTFRDRKSIEKLSHVADLSEVAENDYNLNIPRYVDTFDEEEPVDLDEVAAKLAALENDMVETNSVVAEFCQELGIKAPF
- a CDS encoding restriction endonuclease subunit S codes for the protein MNPTKMQASPRLRFPEFAGHWQTLTLRDHGISVIDGDRGKNYPNGDDFSANGYCLFLNAKNVASSGFVFSDVSFISEEKDRQLSKGKLEAEDVVLTTRGTVGNIAFFGRDIPYRQMRINSGMVLLRCSDKKISPQFLYSAFFAPPLDGDVKRTAFGSAQPQLTVKGIYALKFGAPAIPEQQKIGDFLTAVDGRIQQLSQKKAPLQDYKKGVMQQLFTQALRFKDDHGNDFPDWEEKTVDDVADCLDNLRRPVNSADREKMKGEIPYYGANGIQGYVNDFLFDDDLTLLAEDGGNFDDFAPRPIAQRVCGKAWVNNHAHILRAKATLMTPDFLFYCLVHKDIRRYINGSSRAKLNKGDMLTIKVAAPSVAEQTKIANFLTALDRKIESVSQQITHTQTFKRGLLQQMFV